TTTTGAAGAGTGGGAACTGTATTTGTTTTTTCTTCCTTGATTTTCGCATTTTTTTTATTGAAAAGACTTGATTTAAACTTTAACTTACTCCTTTCCTCTTGGCTAATGTTCTTCAAATCAATTATTTGACTCCCTTTTGCTAAGATCGTAGTTCTCCCATAAGCAAACATTTCTAAATAGAAATTACCTCTTGTTTCTTTGATAAGAATACTTCTGCCAAACAAATGAAACCAAGTATTTTTAGAATACGCTTTATTTATCCAACTATGCGTATAAGTAGCTTTTAATAATTCATTTTCTAAATCTTTGAATTTTTCTACCCAAGAATCGTTTAGCTCACTATTGTAGCTTTCGTACTGACGTTGATTAATTGTCCTTTCTATCGCAGACTTATAAACACGTATTTTCTTGCCTGTTTCTTTATTTAAGTAAGACTTTGATTTACCGTACTTTTGGATGAAAGCACTATATTCTTTCTCATCTGCTTCAGGTAATTTCCCCAAGCCTTCATTTTCTTCTTTATTATTCGAAAAAAGGCCAGCCAAAGCCAGCCCACCAAGCGCTAAATATTGCCACATAATTTATTGATTGTATAGGTTATTTGATGAGAGCGGCGGCGAGCACAGTGCCCAAAAAACCACCGATCAACATGTAGGGTATCTTTTCTTTCGGATCGGGAGCCATGTAATAGCCTGCCAAGCTCCCTGCGACTGAAATGCCACTTGCTACGACTTCTTTGTTTTTCATAGTTATAGCTTGTATTCGTAATTGAATGATTTGGCACGCTTGAGCCAGCCCTTTAGAAATTTTTTATTCTCGCCATTCTCAGCGATGCGGTAGTAATAATTGATTCTCAGTTCTTTCAAGTCCTCAAATAGATCGCATCCATCGATGGCGTTTATCGCGCTTATCGTTTTGCTTCCGATTGCTCCGTCCACCGCTAGATTTTGACCAAATAGATTGCAAGCTCTTTGCACAAGCTTAGCTCCGCTTGATCCGGAGTTCATGTAAATATCAAAGATCATAGCCGCCAGCTGGAGATCTTCCACCTTGTCAAGCTGAATGCGTTTCCAAAAATTCTCGAAGTAAAAGTCTTCAATGTGTTTTTCGAGCATATCGCAGTCGATGAACTCATTCCAATTGAGCGGTTTGTTTTGATCCACAATTTCCCATCCTTTCCAATTGGGATGAAATTTTCTTGCGATGCCTTTGTAAGTCTCGCCGCCTCGATCTCCTTTCACATTGGCGTAGCCGCCTTCATGGGCTAAAGTTTTACTTAGAATTGTTTGAAACATGGCTAGAGTATTTGATGAAAGAATAAGTTAAAAGGCCCGCAACAGCCACCGTAAAGAGCAGTCCGTCGCGAGCTTTTTCGGAAGGATGGAAATGATTGTTTAGCAGATTCAAACCTGCGTTAATGTCTTGATTGCTGACAAGATGCCTGTCTTCCGGGTAGTTTTCCATATTGCATATGGCTCTTGTCAGTTTGAATAAAGTGTTTCTGTCTGCGGATAATCTGGAGTGCTTGGGAAGCCCTGTAAGCTTTGCTATGTAGTTTATATAAGCTTGAGTCTTATTCTCATGAGGTGGCGCATATTCATTGATCAACGATGTTAATGTGCGTCCTTTTTTAAGCTTATTGAGTACATTCAAAGCTCCGGCTCGAATGCCATATGCCAAACTACTAAATTGCTCAAATGCATTATTGCTCACGACTTCGCCTTTCCAGTTGATATAAGTCTTTCTAAGGTTCATCGGGTTATTGTTCCTGATGCCCAGCGAGCGAATATTTGAGCGGTTTAGATAGCTTTTCATCGGACAATTTGATTATAAGTGGTTTGGCTGATCGGCAGGGTATAACCCACCGTTTTGAGTGCTTTTTCAGTCATTCTCCCCATGAAACCGTCATAGCCGCCACCGTTCATGATTTGGTTTTTGGCAAGACCGTTCATTTTAGCGATAGCGATTTGCAAGGCTTTCACATGCGGTCCTCTTGTTCCAAGTGTTATAGGAAATGAGGATCCGCTTGCTAGATTTGGTGTTGAAGCTTGAGGCAGTTGAGGCTGCAAAGGTGGCACGTGTTCCGCTTGAATCGCTGCCGTTGCTTCTTTAGGTCTGAGCATCATGTAGAGTATGCCTATTCCGATGATCGAGCCGCCAACCAGCAGAATATTATTGTCTTTTTCTTTCGTATCTTTTTGTGCCATTATGCCAGCGTTATATTGATTTCAAATCCGTTTAATCTTGATTCATGAACTAGGGGAGCAGGCTTGCTTCCAGTCTCCAGATAAGACCACATGTACCTCATTTCATTTTCGTCAAGCTCGCTTTCCAAGTCGCTCAGCAATTGCCTTCCAGAATAGAGTTTTTTGTATTGGTCAGAGACAAGATCAAAGGTGATTTGATGCTTGTGCATCTCTTGGGCTACTTTGTAAATCAACACCTCGTTTGTGCCATCAGGAAACCAAGTCGGCAAAACTGAATTATACATGGCTGAATATAATTGAGTTGCCAGCATAGTTGCCATTCCTTTTTTTGTATCCTTTCCAATCACATTGATAGCCGCATTGTAGCGTGCTTTATCAGCGGCTTTTTTAATAACATTGACAAGTAGAACCGTGACGCCAATTCCAGCTCCAATGATATACACTTCTTTAGGGATGCTTTTAAAAGCTCCTCCTACGCTTGATAGCGCCGTTCCTAATGCCAATGATGCAGCCATATTATAATAATTTTGCTAGTGGTAATAATTTCTTTTCTATGCCGGGGATTTGGCATTTATCAGCGAGTATATTGAGCGCTTCATTGCTTAGATGCTTATTGATAAGCTTCAAGCAGTCTTCATTGGAAAGCGTTTCTTTGCTTTTGCTGAAATCAAACTTAGGTAGTTTCATTATCGAGTTGAGATTTAATGTTTTGATCAATTTGAGTAATTACTTCTGCCATATTTGGAAGGCTTGAAAGGGTCTCAATCAACCCCCATACAATTTGCTTTGTGCCGTTGTCAAGCGGAGCAAACCAACCTAAGAAAGCTTGACTATACTGGTCAGCGGCTTGATTCTGCTGAGGAACTCCAGCCAATTGATTTGTCGCTGAGTTGCCTCCAATGTTATTTGTAAGCGCTCCCAAAAGAGTAGTCATAATCCCCTCATTGCTTCCAACCGTATTGATAATCCCAGCCAAAGAATTTTGATTTTCAATATCCTTTTGAAGCTCCTTCAACGCATGCTCTTTGTCCTTCGTTTTCAGCTCAATTTTTAAATCATCATACTTTGTTTTAAGCTCCTTATGCTCGTCCTCCAGCTTTTCCCTTTTGCTTGTTTCTTTGTTAAGGGCTATGGTCAATTTGTCGATTTCGTATTTTTCCCATGAATGGGCATGACTTGTTTGTATAGGCTGTGGGGCTTGTGGTATCGCATGAATCTGCGGAGCTTCGACAGGCTCGACAGGTTGTGCCTTCGCTTGAGTTTTAGCGAGTCTATGAGCCGCATTCTTGCAGGTAGTCGAGCAGTATTTTGCGTCCCTTCTGCTTGCTTCGAACTCATCCTCGCAATGTTCACAAATTTTTTTCATTCCTTTTCCTTTCCTTTATTGATGAATCTTCTTTCGAAAGCTTCATAAGCTTTCAATGTCCCATAAATAGCAGCCATCAAAGCGGTGTAAGCC
The Aureibacter tunicatorum DNA segment above includes these coding regions:
- a CDS encoding glycoside hydrolase family 108 protein is translated as MFQTILSKTLAHEGGYANVKGDRGGETYKGIARKFHPNWKGWEIVDQNKPLNWNEFIDCDMLEKHIEDFYFENFWKRIQLDKVEDLQLAAMIFDIYMNSGSSGAKLVQRACNLFGQNLAVDGAIGSKTISAINAIDGCDLFEDLKELRINYYYRIAENGENKKFLKGWLKRAKSFNYEYKL